The Bombus vancouverensis nearcticus unplaced genomic scaffold, iyBomVanc1_principal scaffold0028, whole genome shotgun sequence genome includes a window with the following:
- the LOC117161851 gene encoding katanin p60 ATPase-containing subunit A-like 2 yields MVTNRNRNQWTSWKEKAKPNLKIRHRYIDISDVLFREARLSPEHRVCDNIDLEIIVAEYENYYKMKFQKYPILCKKITGREMTREVTNASKTVCRSIETKAKSVSKQTRSEPVKETNLQQKITDDNTNHINLAMTVTSIFPNESDGRSSEELFNVPMEQSMQSKILKCIEKLYSDNPELRKIAEDISCEAVVYPLKYHIFFDGPFSPWKGILLYGPPGTGKTKLAKAVATECHCTFFNITASSLVSKWRGDSEKYIRVLFELAYSHSPTIIFIDEIDWIATNKGDCILSEPAKRFRSELLSRLDGLVSNENSNVVLLATTNSPWGIDAALLRRLEKQIYVSLPNEVARLGIFKLYLNNHLLENTDIVHHIVKCTERYSCADIKLLCKQAWLIEISPIWRRLEKKETPVTTLKYE; encoded by the exons atgg tgaccaatcgaaatagaaatcagtggacatcgtggaaagagaaggcgaaaccaaatttgaaaattcgacatcg gtatatagacattagcgatgtattattccgggaagctcgtctatctcccgaacatcgggtctgcgacaacatcgatttggaaattatcgttgcagagtatgaaaattattacaagatgaaatttcaaaaatatcccatattgtgtaagaaaataactggaagggaaatgacgagggaagtgacaaatgcaagcaaaac tgtttgtagaagtattgagacaaaagccaaatctgttagtaaacaaacgagaagtgagcctgtgaaagagacgaatctacagcagaagataactgatgacaatacgaatcatattaatctcgcaatgacagtgacgtcaatatttcccaatgagagtgatggacgttcatcagaagagctatttaacgtcccaatggaacaatccatgcaatcgaagatattgaaatgcattgaaaagctttattcagataatccggaattacgaaagattgctgaggacatctcatgc gaggccgttgtgtatccccttaagtatcatatcttttttgatggcccgttttccccctggaaaggtattttgctgtatggcccacctggtacag ggaaaacaaagttagcgaaggcagtcgcgacagaatgccattgcaccttttttaacataactgccagctcattggtcagcaaatggagaggcgattccgagaagtatatacgt gttttatttgaacttgcctatagtcattcgcctacaattatttttatcgacgagattgactggatcgccacaaataaaggagactgtatattgtctgaacctgcaaagagattcagatcagaacttctttctagattggatggattagtgtctaatgagaattctaatgtagttcttctggctacaactaattccccttg gggcattgatgcagctttactcaggcgtctcgaaaagcaaatatacgtatcattacccaatgaagttgctcgacttggtatattcaaattGTACCTTAacaaccacttattagaaaatacagatattgtacaccacatagtaaaatgtactgaaagatattcttgtgcagatataaaattgctttgtaagcaagcgtggctaatagaaataagcccgatatggaggagacttgaaaagaaagaaacacctgttaccactttgaaatatgaatga
- the LOC143304268 gene encoding LOW QUALITY PROTEIN: adrenodoxin-like protein 2, mitochondrial (The sequence of the model RefSeq protein was modified relative to this genomic sequence to represent the inferred CDS: inserted 1 base in 1 codon; substituted 1 base at 1 genomic stop codon) codes for FRVNITFVKASGERIKAKXKVGDTILGIVVNNEIDLDGYGACEGTLTCSTCHLIFSKEVYDALPDNPTDEELDMLDXAYELTDTSRLGCQIVMSKELDGIEVRVTSTINDARA; via the exons ttcagagtAAATATAACGTTTGTTAAAGCAAGTGGAGAGAGAATCAAAGCAA AGAAAGTTGGAGATACTATATTAGGCATAgtagtaaataatgaaattgatttagatggatatg gtgcttgtgaaggaacattaacttgtagtacgtgccatttaatattttcgaaagaagtTTATGATGCACTTCCTGACAACCCAACAGATGAAGAATTAGACATGTTGGATTGAGCATATGAATTAACAGATAC gtcacggctaggctgtcaaatagtaatgtctaaggaactagatggaattgaggtaagagttacatcaacaattaatgatgcaagagcataa
- the LOC143304254 gene encoding uncharacterized protein LOC143304254 isoform X7 — protein MKTRSNKYLQKSSISRICAVGGFFISIPVFLTGMILYTFIQFHSTPVSRKMDTWVAREKKAES, from the exons ATGAAGACAAG GAGTAACAAGTACCTGCAAAAATCATCCATCAGCCGGATATGTGCTGTCGGAGGGTTTTTCATTAGCATTCCCGTCTTTCTAACTG Gtatgatattgtatacattcatccagtttcattcgacgccggtgtcacgtaaaatggatacttgggttgcgagagaaaagaaagctgagtcgtag
- the LOC117164952 gene encoding uncharacterized protein LOC117164952, translating to MAESNPKEFSPWLSEKTNAVKALAREQCEGAVQLQRQQQLQQHQNQPQLQQQQQLRDPLTIHHAGCPTKVGPVTNQLNTSHATHGRAAQYQHYHHHHHHRHVSMSPPPLLLSSPAPIAATHNHLNVSGHRNVVTPPDIPADRSPPSPGNKLNRSQHLPREATGSVSPGLPAATLDLSSAATTNSPHELSTLV from the exons ATGGCTGAAAGTAATCCAAAAGAGTTTTCACCATGGTTATCG GAGAAGACGAATGCCGTGAAGGCGTTAGCGCGCGAACAGTGCGAAGGGGCGGTACAGCTGCAGCGTCAGCAGCAGCTGCAACAGCACCAGAACCAGCCCCAgctacaacagcaacaacaactacGTGACCCGTTAACCATCCACCATGCTGGCTGCCCAACGAAAGTCGGGCCCGTGACGAACCAACTAAATACCAGCCACGCAACGCACGGCCGAGCTGCACAGTACCAACActatcatcaccatcatcatcatcgacaCGTGTCAATGTCTCCACCGCCCTTGTTGCTCTCATCGCCAGCTCCGATCGCGGCGACGCACAATCATCTGAACGTGAGCGGACACAGAAACGTGGTTACGCCACCGGATATACCAGCAGATAGATCGCCACCGAGTCCTGGAAATAAGCTAAATAGATCGCAGCATTTGCCACGGGAAGCAACCGGCAGCGTCAGTCCTGGTCTTCCGGCTGCCACATTAGATCTAAGTAGCGCAGCAACCACCAATAGTCCGCATGAATTGTCCACGTTAGTTTAG